A stretch of Planctomycetia bacterium DNA encodes these proteins:
- a CDS encoding response regulator → MRSRTILVVDPNADARQALCMLLQSLGHEVASAANVDEALHEVQKRSTELLICETTLDGALTGFDLARQLRGQGIYLLAYSGGFQPEQRQMAEDAGFHHYLPKPASLRDFRLLFEAWDRTEA, encoded by the coding sequence ATGCGAAGTCGGACGATTCTTGTCGTAGACCCGAACGCCGATGCGCGTCAAGCGCTTTGTATGTTGCTGCAATCATTGGGCCACGAAGTGGCCTCCGCGGCGAACGTGGATGAAGCGCTGCATGAGGTGCAGAAACGCTCCACGGAACTGTTGATCTGCGAAACTACGCTCGACGGCGCGCTGACCGGTTTCGATCTCGCCCGCCAGTTGCGGGGGCAAGGCATCTATCTCTTGGCCTACTCTGGCGGCTTTCAGCCTGAGCAGCGACAAATGGCCGAAGACGCTGGTTTCCACCACTATTTGCCGAAGCCCGCGTCGCTGCGAGATTTCCGCTTGCTGTTCGAGGCTTGGGATCGGACAGAAGCGTAA
- a CDS encoding HAMP domain-containing sensor histidine kinase, protein MSLDPAQLWSERFREIGSLVESHADVLVERWSERALIEQPTADEVFRAELRDSLPDWLRALGRALAKSSKADAREHRWFAVEHGQQRWEVGWKLTEVVRDYQILRLVIFDFLDTTLPQPLQTRECMALGLGIDEAIEASIAAFVHHRDQALQSTHQRMNEFLSVLSHELRNFLAPLTSALDVQELQSPDVAASEMHGIMRRSTEHLTRLVGDLLDVSRAAAGKLTISQEPTDLLEIAQRAIEMTRGAIEERGQKLHVDLPAEQVIITGDAFRLTQVLVNLLHNACKYSPPGKSIFLQLRADGKEAVTRVRDEGIGIAPDVLPEIFKLFVQADGGPGRSSGGLGIGLALVSKLVELHGGSVSATSPGVSHGSEFVVRLPIAAPSVA, encoded by the coding sequence ATGTCTCTCGATCCCGCGCAACTCTGGTCCGAACGATTTCGGGAAATTGGCTCGCTTGTCGAGTCGCACGCCGACGTATTGGTCGAGCGCTGGTCGGAACGGGCGCTGATCGAACAACCGACGGCCGACGAGGTGTTTCGAGCCGAGCTCCGTGACAGCTTGCCCGACTGGCTGCGCGCGCTGGGCCGCGCCTTGGCCAAGTCATCGAAGGCGGATGCGCGTGAGCATCGCTGGTTTGCGGTCGAGCACGGCCAACAACGTTGGGAAGTCGGCTGGAAGTTAACCGAAGTCGTGCGCGACTACCAAATCCTGCGATTAGTAATCTTCGATTTTCTGGACACAACACTGCCGCAGCCGTTGCAAACGCGAGAGTGCATGGCGCTCGGTCTGGGGATTGACGAAGCGATCGAGGCCAGCATCGCGGCGTTCGTTCATCATCGCGATCAGGCTCTGCAGTCCACGCACCAGCGGATGAACGAATTCCTCAGCGTGCTTTCGCATGAGCTGCGGAACTTCCTCGCGCCATTAACCTCGGCGCTGGACGTCCAGGAACTTCAATCGCCGGACGTCGCCGCTTCGGAAATGCACGGCATCATGCGGCGCAGCACCGAACACTTGACGCGACTCGTGGGCGACCTGCTGGACGTCTCGCGCGCGGCCGCCGGCAAACTCACGATCTCGCAGGAACCGACCGACTTGTTGGAAATCGCTCAACGGGCCATTGAAATGACCCGCGGCGCCATCGAAGAGCGTGGGCAGAAGCTACACGTCGATCTGCCAGCGGAGCAAGTCATCATCACCGGCGATGCTTTCAGGCTGACGCAAGTGCTCGTGAACTTGTTGCACAACGCCTGCAAGTATTCCCCGCCGGGCAAATCGATCTTCCTGCAACTTCGCGCCGACGGCAAGGAAGCGGTCACGCGCGTGCGCGACGAGGGAATCGGCATCGCGCCGGACGTCCTGCCAGAAATCTTCAAACTCTTCGTCCAAGCCGATGGCGGACCCGGCCGCAGTTCCGGCGGCCTGGGTATCGGTCTGGCGCTAGTCTCCAAGCTGGTCGAACTCCACGGCGGCAGCGTCAGCGCCACCAGCCCCGGCGTTTCGCACGGCAGCGAATTCGTCGTGCGCTTGCCGATCGCCGCGCCCTCAGTAGCGTAG
- a CDS encoding CsbD family protein: protein MNWDTVEGQWKQLRGKVREQWGKLTDDELDVVAGKRDQLAGLIQKKYGIAKDEAEKQVDEFASTHSRT from the coding sequence ATGAACTGGGATACTGTCGAAGGACAATGGAAACAACTCAGAGGTAAGGTCCGCGAGCAATGGGGAAAACTCACCGACGATGAGTTGGATGTTGTGGCAGGCAAGCGCGACCAGTTGGCTGGCTTGATTCAAAAGAAATATGGCATCGCCAAGGACGAAGCCGAAAAGCAAGTTGACGAATTCGCCTCCACGCACAGCCGCACCTAA